TGATGCTGAACATGCGAGTCTGCCCAGGTCCAAACCCGGGAGGAGATGAAGAGGGATAATAGGCAGAGTGCAGCTGCTGCCCGTAGGCCGGACTGACTGTCATGTTGTTGTAGACTGAGTTGGTATATGCGGCAGATCTGGCAATCTGGACAGGAGAGAAAACTGGTGTTTCATGGACATATGAGGTGTAAGTGCTCAAGTCACAGCGCTTAAACCTCTTCCTGCGCCGCAGGAAGCTGCCACTCTCAAACATGTCCTCTGCATTTGGGTCTAAGGCCCAGTAGTTGCCCTTCCCTGGCCGCCCCGGCTCTCGGGGGATCTTGATAAAGCAGTCATTAAGAGTCAAGTTATGGCGGATAGAGTTCTGCCATTTCTTTGAATTGTCTCTGTAGAAGGGGAAGCGTTCTGTGATGAATTTGTAGATGCCCCCCAAAGTCAGCTTGCGGTCAGGGGAGTTGGCAATAGCCATGGAAATGAGTGCAATGTAGCTGTAAGGAGGTTTCCCTCGCTGGAGAGGTCTCTTCCTTCTCCGACCTCTGGACTGCTCCTCTGTCTGCAGTGGAGGGTTGGAGGCAGACAAGGTGTTTGCTTGAGACTCTTTCTCCACCTTGACCACAGGCATTGTCAGGAACAGTTCAGAAATGTCCCTTAAAGACAGATTCTAAACGTATTGCAAATTCAAACTTTAGATTAAGTTCCCTGTGTCTGAGGAAATTCTGGACAGTGGAACTCAAAACAAGAGATCAACCCAGCACACAATCCTGCTAGAAAGATCAAATTTGTTCCAAACAACTCACTGTCTTGAAGTCCATATCCAGCAGCTCTTT
The sequence above is drawn from the Etheostoma cragini isolate CJK2018 chromosome 2, CSU_Ecrag_1.0, whole genome shotgun sequence genome and encodes:
- the foxe1 gene encoding forkhead box protein E1, which translates into the protein MPVVKVEKESQANTLSASNPPLQTEEQSRGRRRKRPLQRGKPPYSYIALISMAIANSPDRKLTLGGIYKFITERFPFYRDNSKKWQNSIRHNLTLNDCFIKIPREPGRPGKGNYWALDPNAEDMFESGSFLRRRKRFKRCDLSTYTSYVHETPVFSPVQIARSAAYTNSVYNNMTVSPAYGQQLHSAYYPSSSPPGFGPGQTRMFSINNLIGHQTPASMLGGQGPEVMQQPGRSFSPEGLPNGSSPCSLGAQAFQSQPCGGAVSSRSSTHPGFTYSGPHGHPHHHTHQGSYGQGHTQGYAATGRLHSSAHGSVESMDHYGRVSPVQLGSFSQYNSAASPITNTGGYLRHPTYPGNMDRFVSAI